A genomic segment from Bacteroidales bacterium encodes:
- a CDS encoding M1 family metallopeptidase, which produces MDKTAVFFVSLFLFLIINPLFAQKSSDLYMPKEIKQAYDKGTRSFNGKAGENYFINKVDYSIKAEFDTETRLLKGEEKITYTNNSPDSLKYMYFNLYQDIFKKGNMRDWDIGAVDIHDGVQISKIIYNSEEIEINSGNVSNRSSILRIKLPTAIAPDSEAKIEIHWSFTLPGTVPVRMGTYGDKNFFIAFWFPKVAVYDDIVGWNTHGHSGNQEFYNDFGDYEVEITVPGEYNIWSTGVLQNPEDLFTKKYLKRIEESKETEDIIHIISAEDREKADILKKTEKYIWKFKSENTPDFAFAISKTFLWDATSLKSGDRRISVNAVYKSDSKDFHEVAEISRNSIKFFSEEIPGLPYPYPHLTAFNGGGGMEFPGMINDGDAGSRNETLYVTSHEIGHSYFPFYTGLNEQKYAWMDEGLITFFPQFIIKKYTDDEDYVFFKDNIRSYNYYAGTFNDVPLMIDSDNIGRYAYRFQAYARSAISFYLLYEYLGKEKFSKGLRLFTERWKGKHPIPYDLFFTFNEVAGEDLAWFWKPWFFEIGYADLAISKIDYTDNMKIIVNIENKTGFPVPVNLTAVYKDGKTKSFSYDMKIWAKGDKVFKISVPDRYLEKVILNTEIIPDAYPEDNIKEIGSFD; this is translated from the coding sequence ATGGACAAAACAGCTGTATTTTTTGTAAGTTTATTTCTTTTTTTAATAATAAATCCTTTGTTTGCTCAAAAGTCATCGGATTTATATATGCCTAAAGAAATTAAACAAGCGTATGATAAAGGAACTCGCTCTTTTAACGGAAAAGCCGGAGAAAACTATTTTATAAATAAAGTTGATTATTCCATAAAAGCAGAATTTGATACAGAAACTCGTCTGCTTAAAGGAGAAGAAAAGATTACTTATACAAACAACAGCCCCGACAGTTTAAAATATATGTATTTTAATCTTTATCAAGATATTTTCAAAAAAGGAAATATGAGAGACTGGGATATAGGAGCCGTTGATATTCATGACGGAGTTCAAATCAGTAAGATAATTTATAATTCGGAAGAAATTGAAATAAATTCCGGTAACGTAAGCAACAGATCATCAATATTGAGAATAAAACTTCCGACGGCAATTGCACCCGATAGTGAAGCAAAAATTGAGATACATTGGAGCTTCACACTTCCCGGAACAGTTCCTGTGAGAATGGGAACATACGGAGATAAAAACTTCTTTATTGCTTTCTGGTTCCCTAAAGTTGCTGTTTATGATGATATTGTAGGTTGGAATACCCACGGACATTCAGGTAATCAGGAGTTTTATAATGACTTTGGTGATTATGAAGTTGAAATAACTGTTCCGGGCGAATATAATATATGGTCAACCGGAGTATTACAAAATCCTGAAGATTTATTTACAAAAAAATACCTGAAAAGAATTGAAGAATCAAAAGAAACTGAAGATATCATACATATAATTTCTGCGGAAGACAGAGAAAAAGCAGATATTTTAAAAAAGACAGAAAAATATATATGGAAGTTTAAATCTGAAAACACACCTGATTTTGCTTTTGCAATCAGTAAAACTTTTTTGTGGGATGCAACGAGTTTAAAATCCGGAGACAGACGCATATCTGTAAATGCTGTTTATAAATCCGATTCAAAAGACTTTCATGAAGTTGCTGAAATAAGCCGAAATTCTATTAAATTTTTTAGTGAAGAAATTCCCGGACTTCCCTACCCTTACCCGCATTTAACAGCCTTTAACGGCGGCGGCGGTATGGAATTTCCGGGTATGATAAATGACGGTGATGCAGGTTCAAGAAACGAAACATTATATGTTACCTCGCATGAAATCGGTCATTCCTATTTTCCTTTTTATACCGGATTAAACGAACAAAAATATGCATGGATGGATGAAGGTTTGATAACTTTTTTCCCGCAATTTATTATTAAAAAATATACTGATGATGAAGATTATGTATTTTTTAAAGATAATATAAGGTCTTATAATTATTATGCAGGAACCTTTAATGATGTACCTTTAATGATTGATTCAGATAATATCGGTCGATATGCATATCGTTTTCAAGCTTATGCTCGTTCAGCGATTTCATTTTATTTATTGTATGAATATCTCGGCAAAGAAAAATTTTCAAAAGGATTGAGATTATTTACTGAACGTTGGAAAGGAAAACATCCGATACCTTATGACTTATTCTTTACCTTTAATGAAGTTGCAGGAGAAGATTTAGCTTGGTTCTGGAAGCCTTGGTTTTTTGAGATAGGATATGCAGATTTGGCAATCAGCAAGATCGACTATACCGATAATATGAAAATAATTGTTAATATTGAGAATAAAACCGGTTTTCCTGTTCCTGTGAATTTAACAGCAGTATATAAAGACGGTAAAACAAAAAGCTTTTCGTATGATATGAAGATATGGGCAAAAGGAGATAAAGTATTTAAAATTTCAGTTCCGGACAGATATTTGGAAAAAGTAATATTAAATACTGAAATAATTCCGGATGCTTATCCTGAAGATAATATAAAAGAAATTGGTTCATTTGATTAA